Proteins encoded in a region of the Polyodon spathula isolate WHYD16114869_AA chromosome 9, ASM1765450v1, whole genome shotgun sequence genome:
- the LOC121321089 gene encoding zinc finger protein 75D-like has product MPKIRLQKTPEDDPEAFLTTFERMATVSGWPAGCWAAQLAPCLTGEAQAAYQALSNVAAEDYSQVKTATFRRLNITPETHCRRFRSYKRLEGTRPRIMAQQLWDHLTRWLRPTERTTQQIMESVVVDQFLEVLDQK; this is encoded by the coding sequence ATGCCCAAAATCCGTCTGCAAAAGACCCCAGAAGATGACCCGGAGGCCTTCCTGACCACATTTGAGCGGATGGCTACAGTGTCAGGGTGGCCAGCCGGATGTTGGGCAGCCCAACTAGCCCCCTGTCTAACTGGTGAAgcgcaggcagcataccaggctCTGAGCAACGTGGCGGCGGAAGATTACTCCCAGGTGAAGACAGCTACCTTCCGGCGCCTTAATATCACCCCGGAGACGCATTGCCGGCGTTTCCGGAGTTACAAGCGGCTGGAGGGAACCCGGCCTCGCATCATGGCCCAGCAACTCTGGGACCATCTGACCCGCTGGCTGCGTCCCACTGAACGGACCACCCAACAAATCATGGAGTCTGTGGTGGTCGACCAGTTCCTGGAGGTGttggaccagaaatga